From a region of the Agromyces ramosus genome:
- a CDS encoding glycoside hydrolase family 13 protein, whose amino-acid sequence MPLADPATVPPALVGDPLWWRSAVIYQVYVRSFADSDGDGTGDLRGVRSRLGYLKELGVDALWFNPWYPSPLADGGYDVSDYRDIHPSFGTLEDAELLISEALELGIRTIIDIVPNHVSSEHAWFRAALAAGPGSPERERFWFHPGKGPNGDEMPTGWVSNFQGDTWTRTTNPDGTPGEWYLHLFTPEQPDLNWNHPDVRREHEEILRFWFDRGVAGVRIDSAGLLIKDPALPEVPEVVEPGGHPTEDRDEVHEVYRAWRGIADSYAGTRVLVGEVWVPDAARFAAYLRPDEMHTAFNFDFMARPWDAAELRASIDLMLAAHAPVGAPSTWVLSNHDVTRPVTRYGREDSSFAFVRKRFGTPTDLELGTRRARAAALLTAALPGSLYLYQGDELGLPEAELPREVLEDPMHFRSGGVDPGRDGCRVPLPWRGTREPFGFSPDGPGPDGDAAAPWLPQPAEWAALTVQAQQADPGSMLWLYRQALRIRKREAALGDGSLTWLESEPDALVFQRGDDIVNVTNLGDRPIALPDHESILLSSTPLVGGLLPPDSTAWLHRSA is encoded by the coding sequence ATGCCACTCGCGGACCCAGCAACGGTGCCCCCGGCCCTCGTCGGTGATCCGCTCTGGTGGCGCAGCGCCGTCATCTACCAGGTGTACGTGCGCAGCTTCGCCGACTCCGACGGAGACGGCACCGGCGACCTCCGCGGGGTGCGCAGCCGTCTCGGCTACCTCAAGGAGCTCGGCGTCGACGCGCTCTGGTTCAACCCGTGGTACCCGTCCCCGCTCGCCGATGGCGGCTACGACGTCAGCGACTACCGCGACATCCACCCGAGCTTCGGCACGCTCGAAGACGCCGAACTGCTCATCAGCGAGGCGCTCGAGCTCGGCATCCGCACGATCATCGACATCGTCCCGAACCACGTCTCGAGCGAGCACGCCTGGTTCCGGGCAGCGCTCGCGGCGGGCCCGGGCTCACCCGAGCGCGAGCGCTTCTGGTTCCACCCGGGCAAGGGGCCGAACGGCGACGAGATGCCCACCGGCTGGGTCTCGAACTTCCAGGGCGACACGTGGACCCGTACCACGAACCCCGACGGCACGCCGGGGGAGTGGTACCTCCACCTCTTCACCCCCGAGCAGCCCGACCTGAACTGGAACCACCCCGACGTGCGCCGTGAGCACGAGGAGATCCTGCGCTTCTGGTTCGATCGAGGCGTCGCCGGCGTGCGCATCGACTCGGCGGGCCTGCTCATCAAGGATCCGGCCCTGCCAGAGGTGCCCGAGGTCGTCGAACCGGGCGGCCACCCCACCGAAGACCGCGACGAGGTGCACGAGGTGTACCGGGCATGGCGAGGCATCGCCGACTCCTACGCGGGAACCCGCGTGCTCGTCGGCGAGGTCTGGGTTCCGGATGCCGCCCGCTTCGCGGCGTACCTCCGCCCCGACGAGATGCACACGGCGTTCAACTTCGACTTCATGGCACGGCCGTGGGATGCCGCAGAGCTCCGTGCCTCGATCGACCTGATGCTCGCGGCACACGCACCCGTGGGCGCCCCGAGCACCTGGGTGCTCTCGAACCACGACGTCACCCGCCCGGTGACGCGCTACGGCCGCGAGGACTCCTCGTTCGCATTCGTGCGCAAGCGCTTCGGCACGCCGACCGACCTCGAGCTCGGCACTCGCCGGGCGCGCGCCGCGGCGCTGCTCACGGCGGCGCTGCCCGGCTCGCTCTACCTCTATCAGGGCGACGAACTCGGCCTCCCCGAGGCCGAGCTGCCGCGCGAGGTTCTTGAGGATCCGATGCATTTCCGCTCGGGCGGGGTCGACCCGGGCCGTGACGGATGCCGCGTGCCGCTGCCGTGGCGCGGAACGCGCGAGCCGTTCGGGTTCAGCCCCGACGGACCAGGTCCTGATGGCGACGCCGCAGCACCCTGGCTGCCGCAGCCCGCCGAGTGGGCGGCGCTCACCGTGCAGGCGCAGCAGGCCGACCCGGGTTCGATGCTCTGGCTCTACCGGCAGGCGCTGCGCATCCGCAAGCGCGAGGCGGCGCTCGGCGACGGGTCGCTCACCTGGCTCGAGAGCGAGCCGGACGCGCTCGTGTTCCAGCGCGGCGACGACATCGTGAACGTCACGAACCTCGGCGATCGCCCGATCGCACTGCCCGATCACGAGAGCATCCTGCTCTCGAGCACCCCGCTCGTCGGCGGGCTGCTCCCTCCCGACTCCACGGCCTGGCTCCACCGATCCGCCTGA
- a CDS encoding ABC transporter substrate-binding protein: MKSPRTVAIAGLAAVAMVGALAACSSGGSDSGKTELRVATFPPGADAAAYEAFEEQEAQFEEANPDIDVIGVEYEWEGPTFAVQLAGGSLPDVFTVPFTDSKTLLENGQLMDVTDEVKELGYADKFNPVILEGVTDSDGRIFGFPRQAYAMGLHYNRTLFEQAGLDPDNPPATWDEVREAAKTISEQTGKAGFMEMTQSNTGGWQLTAATVARGGSIQEDHGDGTYTSTIANDATKAALEFLQALRWEDNSLGSNFLLDWGTINQEFAAGNIGMYSSGSDVYTALVRDFSLNPDDYGLTVVPVENGGGTLGGGDIAVVSPTVDETTKAAAVTWIDWYYMQKLLNEDAAVKDAETLAASDQAVGTPLLPVLNRETYEESLTWIEPYINVPRDQMTPFIDGVWDQTPVGEPKGKTQEIYALLDVVVQAVLTDQNADIDALLAQADADAQALLDE, from the coding sequence ATGAAGTCACCAAGAACAGTCGCGATCGCCGGCCTCGCCGCGGTCGCGATGGTGGGCGCTCTCGCCGCCTGCAGCTCGGGCGGCAGCGACAGCGGCAAGACGGAGCTTCGCGTCGCGACGTTCCCGCCCGGCGCCGACGCCGCCGCCTACGAGGCGTTCGAAGAGCAGGAGGCGCAGTTCGAGGAGGCCAACCCCGACATCGACGTCATCGGCGTCGAGTACGAGTGGGAAGGCCCGACGTTCGCCGTGCAGCTCGCCGGCGGCAGCCTCCCCGACGTCTTCACCGTGCCCTTCACCGACTCCAAGACCCTGCTCGAGAACGGCCAGCTCATGGACGTCACCGACGAGGTGAAGGAGCTCGGCTATGCCGACAAGTTCAACCCCGTGATCCTCGAGGGCGTGACCGACTCCGACGGCCGCATCTTCGGCTTCCCGCGCCAGGCGTACGCCATGGGCCTGCACTACAACCGCACGCTCTTCGAGCAGGCCGGTCTCGACCCCGACAACCCGCCCGCGACGTGGGACGAGGTGCGCGAGGCCGCGAAGACGATCTCCGAGCAGACCGGCAAGGCGGGCTTCATGGAGATGACGCAGAGCAACACCGGCGGCTGGCAGCTCACGGCGGCCACGGTCGCCCGCGGCGGCTCGATCCAGGAGGACCACGGCGACGGCACGTACACGTCGACGATCGCGAACGACGCCACGAAGGCGGCGCTCGAGTTCCTCCAGGCCCTGCGCTGGGAGGACAACTCGCTCGGGTCCAACTTCCTGCTGGACTGGGGCACGATCAACCAGGAGTTCGCGGCCGGCAACATCGGCATGTACTCCTCGGGCTCCGACGTGTACACGGCTCTCGTGCGTGACTTCTCGCTGAACCCCGACGACTACGGCCTCACCGTCGTGCCCGTCGAGAATGGCGGCGGCACGCTCGGCGGCGGTGACATCGCGGTCGTGAGCCCCACGGTCGACGAGACCACGAAGGCCGCGGCGGTCACCTGGATCGACTGGTACTACATGCAGAAGCTCCTGAACGAGGATGCCGCCGTCAAGGACGCCGAGACCCTCGCCGCGAGCGACCAGGCCGTCGGCACTCCGCTCCTTCCGGTGCTGAACCGTGAGACGTACGAGGAATCGCTGACCTGGATCGAGCCGTACATCAACGTGCCGCGCGACCAGATGACGCCGTTCATCGACGGCGTCTGGGACCAGACTCCCGTGGGCGAGCCGAAGGGCAAGACGCAGGAGATCTACGCCCTGCTCGACGTCGTCGTGCAGGCCGTGCTCACCGACCAGAACGCCGACATCGACGCGCTCCTCGCGCAGGCCGACGCCGACGCGCAGGCCCTGCTCGACGAGTAA